A stretch of Aureispira sp. CCB-E DNA encodes these proteins:
- a CDS encoding DUF2279 domain-containing protein — protein sequence MKNWLLFLILCCSLSASAQIDSISLPKQKLGFFENAPSFNQSRFWTLTGIGITGYSAVTIGLDRAWYANYPRGQFHFFDDWQGWQQMDKFGHAMTGYFESKWAGNLYRWAGLSQRDAAWVGFGTGLLFQTTLEVMDGFSDQWGFSWGDMGFNVIGSGLYLGQELLWKEQRIRLKMSTHRPQYSTQLFQANNSMATTSINARTTNLFGTSPAELLFKEYNGQTIWMSVNVASFLKERPNNFPPKWINVAVGYGIENFFGAESNTWEDKTTGDQFTAPPQYQRHSQFFLSLDIDFERIPTKHKWLKTVFGILNIFKVPFPTLEVNTLGQVKFHAFYF from the coding sequence ATGAAAAATTGGCTCTTGTTTTTAATTCTATGTTGTAGCTTATCTGCCTCAGCACAAATAGATAGCATTTCGCTTCCAAAGCAAAAGCTTGGCTTTTTTGAGAATGCTCCTAGCTTTAATCAAAGCAGATTTTGGACCTTAACAGGGATAGGAATTACAGGGTATAGTGCTGTGACCATTGGTTTGGACAGGGCATGGTATGCCAATTACCCTCGTGGACAATTTCATTTTTTTGACGATTGGCAAGGCTGGCAACAGATGGATAAGTTTGGGCATGCTATGACTGGATATTTTGAGAGCAAATGGGCTGGCAATTTGTATCGTTGGGCGGGTCTTTCTCAAAGAGATGCTGCATGGGTTGGGTTTGGTACTGGGCTACTATTCCAAACTACCTTAGAAGTCATGGATGGATTTTCAGATCAATGGGGTTTTTCTTGGGGCGACATGGGCTTTAACGTCATTGGTTCGGGCTTGTATTTAGGTCAAGAATTGCTTTGGAAAGAACAACGCATCCGTTTAAAAATGTCTACCCATCGCCCACAATATTCTACGCAATTGTTCCAAGCTAACAACAGCATGGCTACCACTTCTATCAATGCACGTACGACCAATTTATTTGGTACAAGTCCTGCTGAACTTTTATTCAAAGAATATAATGGTCAAACAATATGGATGTCTGTCAACGTTGCTTCGTTTTTAAAGGAACGTCCTAATAATTTCCCACCCAAGTGGATCAATGTAGCTGTTGGATATGGTATTGAAAACTTTTTTGGTGCAGAAAGCAATACTTGGGAAGACAAAACAACTGGTGATCAATTTACAGCGCCACCTCAATACCAGCGCCACAGTCAATTTTTCTTATCTTTAGATATTGATTTTGAACGTATCCCAACCAAACACAAATGGCTAAAAACCGTTTTTGGAATTTTGAATATATTCAAAGTGCCTTTTCCTACACTTGAGGTCAATACTTTAGGGCAAGTAAAGTTTCATGCCTTTTACTTTTAA
- a CDS encoding TraB/GumN family protein, with protein MFKALSTLLAITVCWACSFAPASAQKDAPKDGKLEKSLLWKVTGKGIKPSYVFGTIHMIGADDFFWDKSMEKAFKKTKKLVMEMDMSQQMVMAVQMMQLAPMKGGETLKDLISEEDYQIIESYFTKEAKSPQAKMTFGMAQNWQPMLLQSLLYMEMIDGPVKMYEMELTSKAKEADMAFGGLETVADQMAVFNSIPYKTQAEGLVEMIKNLKEGKGGENEFAKMVTYYKAQDVDGMLEAMQGDLDEMGSQEEMLDNRNKKWIPQIIEMSKEAPTFYAVGAGHLGGETGVIRLLRKEGFKVTPVTK; from the coding sequence ATGTTTAAAGCACTCTCTACTCTTTTGGCCATTACTGTATGTTGGGCTTGTTCTTTCGCACCTGCGTCAGCACAAAAAGATGCTCCAAAAGATGGAAAACTAGAAAAAAGTCTGTTGTGGAAAGTTACGGGAAAAGGAATTAAGCCGTCTTATGTCTTTGGAACCATTCATATGATTGGAGCAGACGATTTCTTTTGGGATAAATCAATGGAAAAAGCCTTTAAGAAAACCAAAAAATTGGTGATGGAAATGGACATGAGTCAGCAAATGGTGATGGCGGTTCAAATGATGCAACTAGCGCCAATGAAAGGTGGAGAAACATTAAAAGACCTAATTTCAGAAGAGGACTATCAGATAATTGAAAGTTATTTTACAAAAGAAGCTAAATCACCACAAGCAAAAATGACGTTTGGGATGGCTCAAAACTGGCAACCCATGTTATTGCAATCTCTTTTGTATATGGAAATGATTGACGGTCCCGTTAAGATGTATGAAATGGAACTGACATCCAAAGCAAAAGAAGCGGATATGGCTTTTGGAGGATTGGAAACAGTTGCCGATCAAATGGCGGTATTTAACTCGATTCCTTACAAAACACAAGCCGAAGGTTTGGTTGAAATGATTAAAAATTTAAAAGAGGGTAAAGGAGGAGAGAATGAGTTTGCTAAAATGGTAACTTATTATAAGGCACAAGATGTTGATGGTATGTTAGAGGCAATGCAAGGCGACTTAGACGAAATGGGTAGTCAAGAAGAAATGTTGGATAATAGAAATAAAAAATGGATTCCACAGATCATCGAAATGTCTAAAGAAGCACCAACATTTTATGCTGTTGGAGCAGGGCATTTAGGAGGTGAAACAGGTGTCATTCGTTTGTTGAGAAAAGAAGGATTTAAGGTTACTCCAGTGACAAAATAA
- a CDS encoding cytochrome d ubiquinol oxidase subunit II — protein sequence MLEFIVLVLSIAFFFYTLLGGADFGAGIIELLTGNKSIRPIYKAIAPVWEVNHMWLILAVVIIFNGFPPIFAQMSISLHIPLFIVLMGIVLRGTAFTFRHYDTHVDGTHVYYHWIFRISSLITAIFLGVTLGAMMYGQIDNNPNGTFYSQFIAPWFNYFCVGVGIFVALIFAYIASIFILGEAIEPKQIHFYSIVAKRFSIGMILTGSVVLLLAYIYQVPFFALALSSPISWIAFVGATLLLPWIWMDINKKYFQRIRILVAVQVGLIMSGWAAAQIPILIHMKDGNHLTVYNSVAPETTLYYLTMALLIGSLLIFPSIYYLFRIFKFKP from the coding sequence ATGCTTGAATTTATTGTTTTAGTCTTAAGTATTGCCTTCTTTTTCTACACACTCTTAGGTGGAGCTGATTTTGGGGCAGGAATTATAGAATTATTAACGGGCAATAAAAGTATTCGCCCTATTTACAAAGCCATTGCTCCTGTATGGGAAGTAAACCATATGTGGCTAATTTTGGCAGTTGTGATTATCTTTAATGGATTTCCTCCTATTTTTGCACAAATGTCGATCTCTTTACATATTCCTCTATTTATTGTCTTAATGGGAATTGTATTGAGGGGAACGGCCTTTACATTTAGACATTATGACACACATGTAGATGGTACCCATGTTTATTACCACTGGATTTTTCGTATTTCTAGCTTGATAACAGCTATTTTTCTTGGGGTAACCTTAGGGGCTATGATGTATGGGCAAATAGATAATAATCCGAATGGAACATTTTACAGTCAATTCATTGCACCTTGGTTCAATTATTTTTGCGTTGGGGTTGGAATTTTTGTGGCGTTAATTTTCGCTTATATCGCTAGCATTTTTATACTTGGTGAAGCCATAGAACCTAAGCAAATCCATTTTTACTCTATTGTTGCCAAGCGATTTTCTATTGGGATGATTTTAACAGGCAGTGTTGTCCTACTATTGGCATATATCTATCAAGTTCCATTTTTTGCATTAGCCTTATCCTCTCCGATTAGTTGGATTGCATTTGTTGGGGCGACACTCCTTCTACCTTGGATATGGATGGATATTAACAAAAAATACTTTCAAAGAATTCGTATTTTAGTAGCTGTTCAGGTCGGCTTAATTATGTCTGGTTGGGCAGCTGCGCAGATTCCAATTCTGATTCATATGAAAGATGGCAATCATTTGACTGTATATAATTCTGTTGCTCCAGAAACAACACTCTATTATCTAACAATGGCACTGCTTATTGGTTCTTTACTAATATTCCCCTCTATTTATTATTTGTTTAGAATTTTTAAATTCAAGCCTTAA
- a CDS encoding cytochrome ubiquinol oxidase subunit I, giving the protein MDVLTAARLQMAFSLGFHIIFACIGMTIPFFMAYAEWRWLKTGDVVYRDLTKAWSKGIAIFFAVGAVSGTMLSFELGLLWPEFMKHAGGIIGMPFSWEGTAFFIEAIALGVFLYGWERVPKWTHWVSGLIVGISGLASGILVVAANSWMNSPAGFEVIDGEYVNIDPLAAMFNDAWFSQALHMSLASFVATGFAVAGLHGFYLLKNKNNAFHKAAFRIALSFGAIAAILIPISGDIAAKDIAVRQPAKLAAMEAHYHTEQGAPLIIGGIPNSETQTVDYAIRIPYALSFLAHGDFNAEVVGLDQIPDDEEPPVLIVHLAFQIMIGIGSLLALIGLIFLVLNWRKKEWIYHTTFLKTLVFCIPLGFIALEAGWTVTEVGRQPWIIYQVMRTKDAVTPMPGIQYSFYITLFVYLFLSAVLFWLMKRQINAIHQHYPLTTTTDKEKTN; this is encoded by the coding sequence ATGGATGTATTAACAGCTGCCAGGCTTCAAATGGCATTTTCGTTAGGTTTCCACATCATTTTTGCCTGTATTGGAATGACCATTCCTTTCTTTATGGCATATGCTGAATGGCGATGGCTCAAAACAGGAGATGTTGTCTATAGAGATTTGACCAAAGCATGGTCCAAAGGCATTGCCATTTTTTTTGCGGTAGGGGCAGTATCTGGAACCATGTTATCGTTTGAATTAGGCTTGTTATGGCCTGAATTTATGAAACACGCTGGAGGTATTATAGGAATGCCTTTTTCTTGGGAAGGGACGGCTTTCTTTATTGAAGCCATTGCGTTAGGAGTATTTCTCTATGGTTGGGAACGGGTTCCCAAATGGACACATTGGGTTTCAGGTTTAATCGTTGGAATATCAGGTTTAGCTTCTGGAATTTTGGTCGTTGCTGCTAATAGTTGGATGAACAGCCCAGCAGGTTTTGAGGTGATTGATGGTGAATATGTCAATATTGATCCTTTGGCAGCCATGTTCAACGATGCTTGGTTTAGCCAAGCCTTGCACATGTCATTAGCCTCTTTTGTGGCAACAGGTTTTGCGGTAGCAGGATTGCATGGTTTTTACCTATTAAAAAACAAAAACAATGCTTTTCACAAAGCAGCCTTTCGCATAGCATTAAGCTTTGGAGCTATTGCTGCTATTCTCATTCCCATATCTGGTGATATTGCTGCCAAAGATATTGCGGTTCGCCAACCTGCTAAGTTAGCTGCAATGGAAGCACATTATCACACCGAACAAGGTGCTCCGTTGATTATTGGTGGAATTCCGAACAGCGAAACCCAAACTGTTGATTATGCAATTCGCATTCCATATGCGTTGAGTTTTCTAGCTCACGGAGATTTTAATGCCGAAGTAGTTGGACTAGATCAAATACCAGATGATGAGGAACCGCCCGTTTTAATTGTCCATCTTGCCTTTCAGATTATGATAGGAATCGGGAGTTTACTGGCATTGATTGGACTTATTTTTTTGGTCTTAAATTGGCGAAAAAAAGAATGGATTTATCATACTACTTTCTTAAAGACATTGGTTTTCTGTATTCCTTTAGGTTTTATCGCGTTAGAGGCAGGTTGGACAGTTACAGAAGTAGGACGACAACCATGGATTATTTATCAAGTGATGCGTACTAAGGACGCTGTCACACCAATGCCAGGTATTCAATATTCATTCTACATCACCCTCTTTGTTTATCTATTTTTATCTGCTGTTCTTTTTTGGCTCATGAAACGTCAAATTAATGCTATTCATCAACACTATCCTTTGACAACAACTACGGATAAAGAAAAAACCAATTAA
- a CDS encoding PKD domain-containing protein — protein MKLVFVWLWAIGCILLPYLLKAQTWVDQMQNRSVNFYTVQQSFETAWGNKPYERGNGWKQYKRWEAFWEPRVFPHGVRPPVRHIWKEHLRFQRTYPSSSSGARNANWSPMGPYSWTTSSYNPGNGRVNAVAEDPNDPNTLYIGAPAGGCWKSTDGGASWTVLTDDLQSLGVSAIAIDYTNSNVIYIGTGDDDGSDTYSIGLLKTTDGGTTWAEVTPSSASIFGAKIYKVIIHPVDHNTVFLASSTGCHKSTDGGATWTLLRTGVWRDMELKPGDPNTIYLANKTVYRTTDGGTTWSLVNVGLPTASNINRAEIAVTPANPDYVYFVCGNEADASFYGLYRSTNSGTSFTLQANTPNIFAYDMTGSNTTSGQSWYDMAIAASPTNAEEIYIGGINVWKSTDGGVSYTIKSHWYYPPTVGYTHADIHVLEMYGNRLYCGSDGGIFKSTNGGNGFSDLSDGLSISQFYRIGGSEQVPHKIVGGTQDNGCNLVTNRVALHTNGGDGMEALISPLDSAVIYTSSQYGNFRRSDDGGYNFSGIFPTKSGDGAWVTPLVMNPQDNDMLLAGFDEVYLTLDQGNSDSPISSFNLGPGNLLRNLAISPSDGYTHFYAGTYSQIFATTNSGANWTDVTAGLPNSAMSSITVHPTNPLKVWVTFSGIQIGEKVYMTENGGTTWTNISGNLPNIPVNCLVYQNGSADGIYIGTDAGVYYTDSLLAGWQYYSTGLPNVIVNDLEINYTIGKIRAGTYGRGLWESPIKQPVTTPPTANFGFSNDQVCTTDSIEFSDASIDHAPSWLWRFPGGSPSSSTEQNPKVVYPSTGVYNVTLIVQNMNGVDSVTKSIPVSYQPNELNLSIQLDNSPVDVSWNLKDNTGSTLYESRQFALAGRDSQLVEQPICLAAGCYTLVMLDLSGNGLCCGNGDGYYLLTDINGDTVAFGASYGYTDTTTFCVSQATPLVVGASESPATCGMSDGMITVTALGGDGNFTYSIDGGAFQASPIFNNLSVGSYTITVQDGLGAQSTITTVVNNSNQPTAVASVNATTVYLNQGGVANFFSTNSLHAASYNWTFPDGTTSSQADPNFTFTTDGQQQVILTVNNGACSDSDTLNITVINNVNVTEIENKATIMVSPNPIKDKFLLDIEFLKTQDNVEVIIHNAVGQQVFWQELKQVKTYQQQIHFGNEPSGVYVVTVLGNDMAISKKFVKS, from the coding sequence ATGAAATTGGTATTTGTGTGGCTGTGGGCCATTGGATGTATATTGTTACCCTATCTGCTAAAAGCGCAAACATGGGTAGATCAAATGCAAAATCGTTCTGTAAATTTTTATACTGTTCAACAGAGCTTTGAGACTGCATGGGGCAACAAGCCTTATGAGAGAGGCAATGGATGGAAACAATACAAACGATGGGAAGCATTTTGGGAACCTAGAGTTTTTCCTCATGGAGTACGCCCTCCTGTAAGACATATTTGGAAAGAACATTTGCGTTTTCAAAGAACCTATCCATCTTCAAGTTCGGGAGCTCGAAATGCCAATTGGTCACCAATGGGACCTTATTCTTGGACTACTTCTTCTTATAATCCAGGAAATGGTCGTGTCAATGCTGTAGCAGAAGATCCTAATGACCCGAATACATTGTATATTGGCGCTCCTGCTGGTGGTTGTTGGAAATCAACAGATGGTGGTGCTTCTTGGACGGTCTTAACAGACGATCTACAATCATTAGGGGTATCTGCAATTGCCATTGATTATACAAATAGTAATGTAATTTATATAGGGACAGGGGACGATGATGGTAGCGACACTTACAGCATTGGTTTGTTAAAAACAACGGATGGTGGAACTACTTGGGCAGAAGTTACTCCTTCTTCAGCATCTATATTTGGAGCTAAAATTTATAAAGTAATTATTCATCCTGTTGACCACAATACGGTATTTTTAGCTTCTTCAACAGGATGTCATAAAAGCACGGATGGTGGTGCCACTTGGACATTGTTGCGTACAGGAGTATGGCGAGATATGGAGCTAAAACCTGGTGACCCCAATACGATTTACCTTGCTAATAAAACAGTTTATCGCACGACAGATGGTGGGACAACGTGGAGTTTAGTTAATGTGGGATTGCCTACGGCTTCTAATATTAATCGTGCCGAGATCGCTGTTACTCCTGCCAATCCTGATTACGTATACTTTGTTTGTGGTAATGAGGCTGATGCGAGTTTTTATGGTTTATACCGATCTACCAACAGCGGAACTTCATTTACCTTGCAGGCTAATACACCAAATATTTTTGCTTACGATATGACAGGAAGTAATACTACTTCTGGTCAAAGTTGGTACGATATGGCTATTGCAGCATCACCAACCAATGCTGAAGAAATTTATATTGGAGGTATTAACGTTTGGAAATCAACAGATGGTGGTGTTAGTTATACTATCAAATCACATTGGTATTATCCTCCAACTGTTGGGTATACCCATGCAGATATTCATGTTTTGGAGATGTATGGCAATCGGTTGTATTGTGGTAGTGATGGAGGTATTTTTAAATCAACCAATGGTGGTAATGGCTTTTCAGATTTATCTGATGGTTTGAGCATTTCTCAATTTTATCGTATTGGTGGTTCTGAACAAGTGCCTCATAAGATTGTTGGAGGAACACAAGATAATGGTTGTAATTTAGTCACGAACCGTGTAGCATTGCATACCAATGGTGGTGATGGAATGGAAGCATTGATTTCTCCATTGGATTCTGCGGTCATTTATACAAGTTCGCAATATGGAAACTTTAGACGTTCCGATGATGGTGGCTATAACTTTTCTGGTATTTTTCCAACCAAATCTGGTGACGGTGCTTGGGTGACTCCTTTGGTAATGAACCCACAAGACAATGATATGTTGTTGGCGGGTTTTGATGAAGTTTACCTAACCTTAGATCAAGGAAATTCAGATAGCCCTATTTCTTCGTTTAACTTAGGACCTGGGAATTTGTTACGAAACTTAGCGATTTCACCGTCTGATGGATACACCCATTTTTACGCAGGTACCTACAGTCAGATTTTTGCAACAACAAATAGTGGTGCGAATTGGACAGATGTTACAGCAGGTTTGCCTAACTCTGCAATGTCATCTATTACGGTACACCCAACCAACCCTCTTAAAGTATGGGTTACTTTTTCGGGGATACAAATAGGAGAAAAAGTCTATATGACAGAAAATGGTGGAACGACTTGGACAAATATTTCAGGTAATTTGCCCAATATTCCTGTCAACTGTTTGGTCTACCAAAATGGTTCAGCAGATGGTATTTATATCGGTACAGATGCTGGAGTTTATTATACTGATTCCTTATTGGCGGGATGGCAATATTACTCTACTGGCTTGCCAAATGTGATTGTAAATGATTTGGAAATTAATTATACGATTGGAAAAATTCGTGCAGGAACATATGGGCGAGGACTTTGGGAATCGCCAATTAAGCAACCTGTGACAACGCCACCAACTGCTAATTTTGGATTTAGCAATGATCAAGTTTGTACAACAGATTCAATCGAATTTTCAGATGCTTCTATAGATCATGCCCCTAGTTGGTTATGGCGTTTTCCTGGTGGAAGTCCAAGTAGTTCTACAGAGCAAAATCCTAAAGTTGTTTATCCTTCTACAGGGGTGTATAATGTTACCTTGATTGTTCAAAATATGAACGGAGTAGATAGTGTGACAAAGTCTATTCCTGTAAGTTATCAACCTAATGAACTCAATCTTAGTATACAGTTGGATAACAGTCCTGTTGATGTATCTTGGAATCTGAAAGATAATACAGGAAGTACATTATATGAGAGTCGGCAATTTGCATTGGCAGGTAGAGATAGTCAGTTGGTGGAGCAACCTATTTGTTTGGCAGCGGGTTGTTATACATTAGTAATGTTGGATCTTTCTGGTAATGGTCTCTGTTGTGGTAATGGTGATGGCTATTATTTGTTAACAGATATAAATGGTGATACAGTAGCTTTTGGTGCTTCGTATGGATATACAGATACAACGACATTCTGTGTTAGTCAAGCTACTCCTTTGGTTGTTGGGGCATCAGAAAGTCCAGCAACGTGTGGTATGTCAGATGGAATGATTACAGTAACAGCATTAGGGGGAGATGGTAATTTTACTTATAGTATTGATGGGGGAGCATTTCAAGCTAGTCCTATTTTCAATAATCTTTCTGTCGGTAGTTACACGATTACGGTTCAAGATGGTTTGGGGGCTCAATCTACGATCACGACTGTTGTTAATAACAGCAACCAGCCAACAGCGGTTGCTTCGGTTAATGCAACTACAGTTTACTTAAATCAAGGGGGCGTAGCCAACTTTTTCTCTACCAATTCACTCCATGCAGCTTCGTATAATTGGACGTTTCCTGACGGAACTACTTCCTCACAAGCAGATCCCAACTTTACTTTTACAACAGATGGGCAACAGCAAGTAATTTTAACAGTGAATAATGGTGCTTGTAGTGATTCGGATACATTGAATATTACAGTTATTAATAATGTAAATGTAACTGAAATTGAAAATAAGGCGACTATTATGGTATCACCTAATCCAATTAAAGATAAATTTCTATTGGATATTGAGTTTTTGAAAACTCAGGATAATGTAGAGGTGATTATACACAATGCTGTAGGGCAGCAAGTGTTTTGGCAAGAGCTTAAACAAGTCAAGACATACCAACAACAAATCCATTTTGGTAATGAACCAAGTGGCGTGTATGTTGTCACAGTATTGGGGAATGATATGGCTATTTCTAAAAAGTTTGTCAAATCGTAA
- a CDS encoding peroxiredoxin, with protein sequence MELNEEQVVISMPRIGDPAPAFLATTTQGEINYPSDYLGKWSILFSHPADFTPVCTSEFMTFATLEKKFEAVNCKLIGLSIDGLYSHIAWLRTIKEKIAYKNMKDVEVTFPLIDDITMKVAHKYGMIQPNEDSTKAVRAVFFVDPKGIIRAIIYYPLSLGRNFDELYRVVVALQTSDAFNVATPADWQPGDDVIVGPAGSCGTAKERMDDAAIDCQDWFFCTKKLSKETVMENVLKKD encoded by the coding sequence ATGGAATTAAATGAAGAGCAAGTTGTTATCTCAATGCCTAGAATTGGGGATCCTGCTCCTGCTTTTTTAGCAACAACAACCCAAGGAGAAATTAATTATCCCTCTGATTATTTGGGGAAGTGGAGTATCCTTTTTAGTCATCCTGCTGATTTTACTCCGGTCTGCACTTCCGAATTTATGACTTTCGCAACTTTGGAGAAAAAATTTGAAGCCGTCAACTGTAAGTTGATTGGTCTGTCTATTGATGGCTTATATAGTCACATTGCTTGGCTGAGAACGATCAAAGAAAAAATTGCCTACAAAAACATGAAGGATGTTGAGGTAACATTTCCCTTGATTGATGATATCACCATGAAAGTAGCGCATAAATATGGTATGATTCAACCCAACGAGGATAGTACCAAAGCTGTTCGTGCCGTATTTTTTGTTGATCCTAAAGGAATTATTCGTGCCATAATTTATTACCCATTAAGTTTGGGACGCAATTTTGATGAGTTGTACCGTGTTGTCGTAGCCCTTCAAACCTCCGATGCGTTTAATGTCGCAACTCCTGCGGATTGGCAACCAGGCGATGATGTTATTGTTGGACCAGCAGGTTCTTGCGGAACGGCAAAAGAACGAATGGATGATGCAGCTATAGACTGTCAAGATTGGTTTTTCTGTACCAAAAAACTGTCTAAAGAAACAGTTATGGAAAATGTGCTAAAGAAAGATTGA
- a CDS encoding FAD/NAD(P)-binding oxidoreductase produces MTHTHQIVIIGAGTAGITVAAQLQKKDRTLDIAIIDPATTHYYQPAWTLVGAGTFDYQKTARPMATLIPNGINWIKEAVASFLPSSNQLQLNNGSTVYYDYLVVCPGIQINLGDIKGLKETIGKNNVCSNYIDAKYTWEVLQKFRGGNALFTQPSTPIKCGGAPQKIMYLADDYFQQQGIKNATNVIFATPGSVIFGVPDFAKTLLQVVDRKAINLKFFHKLVKIDGTNKVAYYEITKLDDYNQPIEHNPNPKVKVQQVATRLVGIPFDMLHLAPPQSAPDFIRNSPLAHREGPSKGWLNVDPATLQHNIYPNIYGLGDAAALPTAKTGAAIRKQAPVVVQQIINTLKGSSKELTYKGYSSCPLVTGYGKMVLAEFGYNNVRMSDPLISKFVDTAKETYSMWLLKKYGLPFMYWNLMLKGKA; encoded by the coding sequence ATGACACACACACATCAAATCGTCATTATTGGTGCTGGAACAGCAGGCATAACTGTCGCCGCTCAATTACAAAAAAAAGACAGAACCTTAGACATTGCCATTATTGATCCTGCTACGACACATTACTACCAACCCGCATGGACACTTGTTGGAGCAGGAACCTTTGATTATCAAAAAACAGCTCGCCCTATGGCGACTTTAATTCCCAATGGTATCAACTGGATCAAAGAGGCAGTTGCGTCATTCCTCCCTTCTTCTAATCAATTGCAGCTGAACAATGGCTCTACTGTTTATTACGATTATTTAGTAGTTTGCCCTGGCATCCAAATCAATTTAGGAGACATCAAAGGGCTAAAAGAAACCATAGGCAAGAATAATGTTTGTAGCAATTACATTGATGCTAAATACACTTGGGAAGTATTGCAAAAATTTAGGGGAGGTAATGCTTTATTCACGCAACCTTCTACCCCTATAAAATGTGGTGGGGCACCCCAAAAGATAATGTATTTGGCGGATGATTATTTTCAGCAACAAGGAATAAAAAATGCGACCAATGTTATTTTTGCAACACCAGGCTCTGTTATTTTTGGGGTACCTGATTTTGCCAAAACATTACTACAAGTAGTTGATAGAAAAGCGATCAATCTAAAATTTTTCCACAAATTGGTCAAAATTGATGGTACGAATAAGGTAGCTTATTATGAAATTACAAAACTAGACGACTACAACCAACCTATAGAACACAACCCTAATCCTAAAGTAAAAGTGCAACAAGTGGCTACTAGGCTTGTAGGTATTCCTTTTGATATGCTCCATTTAGCGCCTCCTCAATCGGCTCCTGATTTTATTAGAAATTCTCCTTTGGCACATCGAGAAGGTCCTAGCAAAGGTTGGCTCAATGTCGATCCAGCTACCTTACAACACAATATCTATCCCAACATTTATGGTTTGGGCGATGCTGCTGCGCTTCCTACCGCCAAAACAGGAGCCGCTATTCGAAAACAAGCACCTGTTGTTGTCCAACAAATTATCAACACCCTCAAAGGCAGCTCTAAAGAACTGACCTACAAAGGTTATTCTTCTTGCCCGTTGGTAACAGGATATGGAAAAATGGTCTTAGCAGAATTTGGATATAATAATGTTAGAATGTCTGACCCCTTAATATCCAAATTTGTAGATACTGCGAAAGAAACCTATAGTATGTGGCTATTAAAAAAATATGGTCTTCCCTTTATGTATTGGAATTTAATGCTAAAAGGAAAGGCTTAG